The Paracoccus sp. MA genome contains a region encoding:
- a CDS encoding WYL domain-containing protein — protein sequence MDRDKAELRWGIEQRLEFIEFRLFWEGHVNRIDVMQQFGVSVNQASSDLNRYIALAPDNMVYDKSARTYVRGPDFNCKFRPPDAAHYLAQLRLVADDVLERDDCWIPDLPPYASAPTPVRGVDPVTLRLVVGAIRRSEAIEVKYQSLSSPEPRWRWIAPHAIAFDGFRWHTRAFCLTDECFKDFLLSRILGIRGSRESETSAEQDRDWHSVVTLEVGPHPELSETQAKVIALDYGMRSGKAKIKVRRALLYYALRRLGLDTDPSARRPQDQQIVLLNRDLVLEGAA from the coding sequence GTGGACAGGGACAAGGCTGAACTACGCTGGGGGATCGAGCAGCGGCTCGAGTTCATCGAGTTCCGCCTGTTCTGGGAGGGGCACGTCAACCGCATCGACGTGATGCAGCAGTTCGGCGTTTCGGTGAACCAGGCATCCTCGGACCTGAATCGCTACATCGCGCTGGCGCCGGACAACATGGTCTACGACAAGAGCGCGCGCACCTATGTCCGTGGCCCGGACTTCAACTGCAAGTTCCGCCCGCCAGACGCAGCGCATTACCTCGCCCAGCTCCGCCTGGTTGCCGACGATGTGCTGGAGCGCGACGACTGCTGGATCCCTGACCTGCCACCCTATGCATCCGCCCCGACGCCTGTGCGCGGCGTCGATCCGGTGACGCTCCGTTTGGTCGTCGGCGCCATCCGCCGGTCCGAGGCGATCGAGGTGAAGTACCAGTCCCTGTCGAGCCCGGAGCCGCGCTGGCGCTGGATCGCGCCGCACGCCATCGCGTTCGACGGGTTCCGCTGGCACACGCGGGCGTTCTGTCTGACCGACGAGTGCTTCAAGGACTTCCTGCTCTCACGGATCCTCGGCATCCGCGGATCGCGGGAGAGTGAAACGTCGGCCGAACAAGATCGCGACTGGCATTCCGTGGTCACCCTGGAGGTCGGACCCCATCCAGAACTTTCGGAGACGCAGGCCAAGGTCATCGCGCTCGACTACGGGATGCGTAGCGGCAAGGCCAAGATCAAGGTCCGACGAGCGCTCCTCTACTACGCGCTGAGACGGCTCGGGCTCGATACCGACCCGAGCGCCCGCCGCCCTCAGGATCAGCAGATCGTCCTGCTCAATCGCGATTTGGTTCTCGAGGGGGCAGCATGA